The Epilithonimonas zeae genome contains a region encoding:
- a CDS encoding T9SS type A sorting domain-containing protein — translation MKTKFTLLVLVGLFTMFGAQSTAPELLWQKTISPVNNSTLMYSGGSVQLSDGSYVFTGSSNTFIPQINKVNSNGDLLWQKTLPDLFNNIPFLLGKDSNENLYFITENAGNNNPSFVKLDLNGNVIWTKTITVNNQETFVVDMDILADGSIILSGDFEDDTSLSYFFGKYDTNGNQLWIKTRTYTQYPGSMIFDTVPLADGGFALVGETVYYDEETDIENEYGWIAKYNASRDLVWENTYISEGESIYEKGLINNAGELLVAGVNHESATKTLLTKKSSSGNTIWTNNYFGDNYYDIALTPGTDNGYLLSFSEFNSNNSIIKKITETGVTAWEHNYKDLVGENNRFSTFIKTNDNNLFAMSLKDNNYALYKFGGTLAVQDLSKSIIGVYPNPVKNMLQIKSKENISGFEIYSQDGKKIVSGQNENVSKLDFSNLPNGNYILKLKTKLNEESFKIIKSN, via the coding sequence ATGAAAACAAAATTTACTTTACTTGTATTAGTTGGATTATTTACAATGTTTGGAGCACAATCCACTGCGCCAGAATTACTATGGCAAAAAACAATATCGCCAGTTAATAACAGCACTTTGATGTATTCCGGAGGAAGTGTTCAGCTCTCAGACGGCAGTTATGTTTTTACTGGAAGTAGTAATACGTTTATTCCTCAGATTAATAAAGTTAATAGCAATGGAGATCTCTTATGGCAAAAAACATTGCCAGACTTGTTTAACAACATTCCCTTTTTATTGGGTAAGGATAGTAATGAAAATTTATACTTCATAACTGAAAATGCAGGAAACAATAATCCATCTTTTGTGAAGTTGGATTTAAACGGTAATGTAATATGGACAAAAACTATTACAGTTAATAATCAAGAAACCTTTGTAGTTGATATGGATATATTGGCAGATGGTAGCATCATCCTGAGCGGCGATTTTGAAGATGACACATCTTTAAGTTATTTCTTTGGTAAATATGATACAAATGGTAATCAGCTGTGGATTAAAACAAGAACCTATACGCAGTATCCCGGATCTATGATTTTTGATACAGTTCCTTTGGCTGATGGCGGTTTTGCTTTGGTAGGTGAAACAGTTTATTACGACGAAGAAACTGATATCGAAAACGAATACGGATGGATTGCAAAATACAATGCTTCCCGTGATCTGGTTTGGGAGAACACTTACATATCAGAAGGTGAAAGCATCTATGAAAAAGGATTAATCAATAATGCCGGTGAACTTTTGGTTGCCGGTGTTAATCACGAATCGGCAACAAAAACTCTTTTGACTAAAAAGAGTAGTTCCGGCAATACAATTTGGACCAATAATTATTTTGGAGATAATTATTATGATATCGCACTAACTCCAGGAACCGATAACGGCTATCTTCTTTCTTTTTCAGAATTTAACAGTAACAATTCCATCATCAAAAAAATAACAGAAACAGGAGTTACCGCTTGGGAACACAATTACAAAGATTTGGTTGGAGAAAACAACAGATTCAGCACCTTTATAAAAACCAATGATAATAATCTTTTTGCGATGTCTTTGAAAGATAATAACTATGCGTTGTACAAATTTGGTGGAACGCTTGCCGTTCAAGATTTGAGCAAATCAATAATTGGTGTTTATCCAAATCCTGTAAAAAATATGTTGCAAATCAAGTCTAAAGAAAATATATCAGGTTTTGAAATTTATTCCCAAGACGGTAAAAAAATTGTATCTGGACAAAATGAAAATGTTTCAAAACTTGACTTTTCTAATCTTCCGAACGGAAATTATATTCTAAAACTTAAAACCAAACTAAACGAAGAATCATTTAAAATCATCAAATCAAACTAA
- a CDS encoding sugar phosphate isomerase/epimerase family protein: protein MNRKDFISLSGLGFLGLYACGTSNFMDNRKPLAIQLYTIRDAVAANLEKALERLAQLGFKQLEIYGYDGKFFGKTRSEFLSIMKNLGLEVISSHHTTGIIHNSRGTLLNDWEKSVEDLHFIGSKYMVCSYLFDEERSSEQYKKLPELLNKSGEVTNKTGIDFAYHNHDFEFEKFEDKTVYDFILENTDSDLVKMELDLYWISKAGFNPLDYFERYPKRFPLWHVKNMKAGSQDFAEIGNGTIDFKSIFEAKEKAGLKYWFLEQDSSDKDIFESIKISKNYIDNHSYFKTK, encoded by the coding sequence ATGAATAGAAAAGATTTTATAAGCTTGTCCGGATTGGGATTTTTGGGTTTATATGCTTGCGGAACTTCAAATTTTATGGATAATAGAAAACCTTTAGCCATCCAGTTGTACACGATTCGGGATGCTGTGGCCGCGAATCTGGAAAAAGCTCTAGAACGCTTAGCTCAATTAGGTTTCAAGCAACTCGAAATCTACGGTTACGATGGGAAATTTTTTGGAAAAACCAGATCGGAATTCCTATCGATTATGAAGAATTTAGGATTAGAAGTCATCAGTTCTCATCATACAACTGGAATTATTCACAATAGCAGAGGCACACTTCTTAATGACTGGGAAAAATCCGTTGAAGATTTACATTTTATCGGGTCAAAATATATGGTTTGTTCTTATCTTTTCGATGAAGAAAGATCTTCAGAACAATATAAAAAACTTCCGGAATTACTCAATAAATCAGGCGAAGTAACAAACAAAACAGGAATCGATTTCGCTTATCACAACCACGATTTCGAATTTGAAAAATTCGAAGATAAAACAGTTTATGATTTCATTTTAGAAAATACTGATTCTGATTTGGTTAAAATGGAACTTGACCTATATTGGATTTCAAAAGCTGGATTCAATCCGTTGGATTATTTCGAAAGATATCCGAAGAGATTTCCGCTGTGGCACGTGAAAAATATGAAAGCCGGAAGTCAAGATTTTGCCGAAATTGGAAATGGAACCATTGATTTTAAATCCATTTTCGAAGCCAAAGAAAAAGCAGGTCTCAAATATTGGTTTTTAGAACAGGATTCTAGTGACAAAGATATTTTTGAAAGCATAAAAATTAGTAAAAATTATATTGATAATCATTCTTATTTCAAGACAAAATAG
- a CDS encoding FkbM family methyltransferase yields MSVYSQLAENLQYISPSYYKSRFFKKLKGLTAQNLLERKVEPEFLWIKEVLGKDSVFMDVGANVGAYLFTLENHLKPENIFAFEPNQQLFKRLGRLFPKVNLFSVALSDISTIAEFKIPVINGEKIHTRGTLQTSIKEKNEEKTILQKVEVRPLDELNHNLKKLDFIKIDVEGNEMQTLRGARKTIEKYKPILMVEMEQRHHQENLWTLISEIADWGYSVNYLDREKLQPKILTEEFLNLQNPDNVKNYKDYINNIIFLPKA; encoded by the coding sequence ATGAGTGTTTACAGTCAGCTTGCTGAGAATCTACAGTACATTTCGCCGTCTTATTACAAAAGCAGATTTTTCAAAAAACTGAAAGGTTTGACTGCACAAAATCTTTTGGAAAGAAAAGTAGAGCCAGAGTTTCTTTGGATTAAAGAAGTTTTGGGAAAAGATTCAGTTTTTATGGATGTTGGAGCCAATGTCGGCGCTTATCTTTTCACTTTGGAAAATCATCTTAAGCCGGAAAATATTTTCGCTTTTGAGCCTAATCAACAATTGTTCAAAAGATTAGGGCGATTATTTCCAAAAGTCAATTTATTTTCTGTGGCTTTGTCTGATATTTCTACCATTGCTGAATTCAAAATTCCTGTGATTAATGGCGAAAAAATCCATACGAGAGGAACTTTACAAACTTCTATCAAAGAAAAAAATGAAGAAAAAACAATTCTTCAAAAAGTTGAAGTAAGGCCTTTGGATGAACTCAATCACAATCTTAAAAAACTCGATTTTATTAAAATTGATGTGGAAGGGAATGAGATGCAGACTTTGAGAGGAGCCAGAAAAACAATCGAGAAATATAAGCCAATTCTGATGGTTGAGATGGAGCAACGTCATCATCAGGAAAATCTTTGGACTTTGATTTCCGAGATTGCGGATTGGGGCTATTCCGTAAATTATTTGGATAGAGAAAAATTACAACCAAAAATTCTCACAGAAGAATTCCTGAATCTGCAGAATCCGGATAATGTTAAGAATTATAAAGATTACATCAACAATATAATTTTTCTTCCAAAGGCTTAG